CAACGCTCTCCACGACCACCTGACAAAACTGCCCAACCGCCGTTATCTCGACCAAAAACTTGACGACTGGATGGCCGGCAGGGTGCGCTATTGCGCCATTCTGCATATCGATCTGGATCGCTTCAAGCAGATCAATGATACGCTCGGCCATCAGGCGGGCGATGCCATGCTGGTTCATACGGCGCAGGTCCTTTCCAGCGCCATAGACACCGGGGATTTTGTAGCGCGCATCGGTGGTGATGAGTTTGTCATTCTCTGCGCGCCGCGCACGTCACCCGACGATATTGTGCCCATGGCCAACGGTGTCATCGACCTCCTGCGCCGCCCTGTTCCTTATCAGGGCTATCTCTGCCGGTTCGGTGCAAGCGCCGGCATCGCCTGGGTTGGAGATGACGGGCAGGATGCGCGCCTATCCCTCATGAACGCCGATATCGCGCTCTACCGCGCCAAGAGCCTTGGAAGAAACCGGTCCGAATTTTTCACCAAGCATCTCCAGACCCAGATCCAGCATGCCAAGCGCACCGCTGATGACATTATCCGAGGGATCGAAGATGGAGAGTTCATCCCGTTCTATCAGCCTCAATTCAATGCCCGCACGCTGAACATTACGGGCGTGGAAACTCTGGTCCGCTGGCAACACCCCCGTCTCGGCCTGCTGGCTCCGGACCATTTCCTGAAGATCGCCGAGGACATCGATGCCCTGTCGACCATTGACCGGGCAATCGCATCGCAGGCCCTGCGGGATTTCGCAAGCTGGGACGCGGCCGATCTTCCCGTGGCACGCCTCTCTCTCAACGTCTCTTCGCGCCGACTGCGCGAGCCTGACCTGGTGGAAAGCCTGAAGGCGCTCGACTTCCCCCCGGGACGATTGTCCTTTGAACTTCTGGAATCGATCTTCCTCGATGAACTGGAGGACGGCGTATCCGAGACGATCGCGGCCTTGAAGGCCTTGGGGATCGAGATCGAGATCGACGATTTCGGCACTGGCCATGCATCGATCATCGGGCTACTGAAGCTCAGCCCTGCCCGCCTCAAGATAGATCGAGCCCTGATAAAGCCGCTCACGGACGTGCCGGAGCAGCGCAAGCTGGTTGGCTCCATCATTGACATCGGCCACTCGCTGAATGTCGAAGTGGTTGCAGAGGGCGTGGAAACGCTCGCCCATGCGGTTATTCTGCAGGATCTCGGTTGTGACATCCTCCAGGGTTACGCCTTCGCGCGTCCAATGGCGCGGGAGGACTTCGAGGTATTTGCCCGTGCCTGCAAATGGCCACAGGAAACCAAGAGTTTTTCCCCGAAGACAACGGCCATCAAGGGTTCCGTATAGACACGAAAGCCACCCAGCTCGCGCTCGGATGGCTTTCTTGAGTTCCTGCGAAGCAGGGGTATCAGCCGTTTTCGATTTGCGAAATAGCTTCTGACAAAAGCTCGATCATCTTCAAACGAATCTGGTCGTCAGTCTGGGCGATGCCGGCGGCGTCGAAATCGGCGCGTAACTTACGCACGACGCCTTCGTGACCCACCTCTTCGAAATCGGAGGCGACCACTTCCCTGGCATAGGCCTGAGCATCATCCTTGCCGAGAAGACCCGCAGCCCAGAGCCCGAGCAGCTTGTTGCGCCGAGCCT
This genomic stretch from Pararhizobium capsulatum DSM 1112 harbors:
- a CDS encoding DUF1476 domain-containing protein — encoded protein: MTNMQDREKAFEAKFALDEEGRFQAEARRNKLLGLWAAGLLGKDDAQAYAREVVASDFEEVGHEGVVRKLRADFDAAGIAQTDDQIRLKMIELLSEAISQIENG
- a CDS encoding sensor domain-containing protein; the encoded protein is MANFQNGQDVTTSDTRSAKRLADTAASDGFPAQALLDDAPAGFCLFDGNGKLHYANAMLERLLPGSRRGVSINELVSAESVGSLRRALATLDETGAGVSHCELRSSAAGGTHRWLQASLSVSDLDNGRQYTMQVQPIDGAMQKIAILEASETRWKHALDSAHQGVWDHDFKANDLFYSATWKKIRGMAADATVDGELETWIESVHPDDRAWVLECIRRQDEGEVEFNTFEYRERHADGHYVWIESRGASIQWGEDGRPTRVIGTDTDISARKKDAARLQEISRRLRLALDISKIGVFEANLDRGTVVRDAELIRLYGYDPETTDPGRAMFEELLHPDDYDEAMRIVQEGTASGEPFMNAFRIIRPDGETRHIRSRSIVFIDGEGERKLVGANWDVTEDINLRDELDHARRLAEARNDELEAAKARIEYNALHDHLTKLPNRRYLDQKLDDWMAGRVRYCAILHIDLDRFKQINDTLGHQAGDAMLVHTAQVLSSAIDTGDFVARIGGDEFVILCAPRTSPDDIVPMANGVIDLLRRPVPYQGYLCRFGASAGIAWVGDDGQDARLSLMNADIALYRAKSLGRNRSEFFTKHLQTQIQHAKRTADDIIRGIEDGEFIPFYQPQFNARTLNITGVETLVRWQHPRLGLLAPDHFLKIAEDIDALSTIDRAIASQALRDFASWDAADLPVARLSLNVSSRRLREPDLVESLKALDFPPGRLSFELLESIFLDELEDGVSETIAALKALGIEIEIDDFGTGHASIIGLLKLSPARLKIDRALIKPLTDVPEQRKLVGSIIDIGHSLNVEVVAEGVETLAHAVILQDLGCDILQGYAFARPMAREDFEVFARACKWPQETKSFSPKTTAIKGSV